The DNA segment AAAATCTTGAAACCTCTGATACTGAagacttgacgaactgaaaacgTTAACGAAATGAGAACTTGGCAtactaaaaacttgacgtagGCTACTGATAACTTGAACTATAAaagtaggcgcacacagatcgtaattggacggacggcacgcatcggacgattagatttgatgcattggtTTCAATTGGAGTGaatccgcatcgtataggtatgcggTATgcgcatcaaatctaatcgtccgatgcgtgccgtccgtccgatgacgatctgtgtgcgcctgcTTACCTTTAATTGTCGAATTGAAAACATGAACAAAATGAGaacttgattgattgagtactttatttatgtagattacaatatatactgacttatacacttatatacaatagcttacaatatagcaaaatatagatgaatttacataatagactagaaaatattatgatctgtatatgatatgaaaaagcaatttgtaatataataattatattgtaatgcatctacatagattggcggagctttggacatatcaatgtccattcttcggaaagaatattaaaaatatcctccccactaactctctaccaaattgacagagagaacagaaaattagtctgaaaacttgaaacttgaggAAGAATTGACGAACTGTAAACCTGAGGAATTGATAGCTTGACATACTGAGAATTTGACTTTCTGAAAACTTGTAGGCCTAGtgaaaatttgacaaactgaaaacttgacaaattaaaattgatcagacacgatcagctgttattcaaggtaaTTTTCTTTTTCACACTACGGTCGAAAGTgtacatttgaataatattgatgtttggTGTTTTTATGTAGGTTGGAGGGGACATGATGGCCAAAGCCAAGGACCAGAACGGCATTGCGCCCATTCTGTCACTGATGCGTCAGCTGCAAGGGCAAAACATACCATTGAAGGTTGGTTTATTTCGATTATTCACTATCCGTTCTTCTATCAAATCAGTAAAgtctagttgaccgagcgaagtgaggtctaagattcaagtcgacggtttggcatttctcttaatgtttatatgttgcgcatttacggcgaaacgcggtaatagattttcatgaaatttgacaggtatgttcattttttaaattgcgcgtcgacgtatatacaaggttttttggaaatttgtgcatttcaaggataatataaaaggaaaaaggagcctccttcatacgccaatattagagtaaaaatcagactatagaattattcatcataaatcagctgacaagtgattacacagatgtgtggagaagcagtctattgctgtatttccataaggtctatagtttcaatcaggcacTTGTAGATGaggatactgcgtgaggtctactgttcacagaactactagtttatatgATGCCAATTGTCTTCACTTGGTTGCCAATTGTCCAAGGCCAGTCCAGCTGAGCGAGAAGATGTTTCTACGGGGATAACTATTGCCAAGACAGTCGAAAACTGTAAGGTAAAAACATGGCCGAATGCTCCTCGTCTGTTGTCTCCCGTGAGAACTTGAAAGGAATTTCAAAGCAGCTATGCAAGGAATTTATCAGTGAATCTTGAAATGTGCTGGAAGAGGAGATACAAAACGGTCTCGACTTAGTTTTCACTTCAGCTGCACCGAAGCCATGACTTCAGCGAGTGCAGTTTGCCGCGCATTCTTATCCTTATACAATTCGTTTCTCTGATCCCATAAACATACTTTATCTTTATAAAGcttaagaaatttaatattcaCATCATGTCCCCATTTAGGTGCCATTTTCGTTGGAACTTGAGAAGACGtctaacctaacctagaaaACTTCTCACACAATGAATTGTTTTGACTGAACTGGCCAAAAACAAGACAGCGCACTGGCCTACACCGTTCATACGGCGCCACAATTGAAATTCCGAGTGGTGGGGGGGGTCTCGCTGGGCCCAGTCTGTTGTCGTCATTCTACTCCCGGAGACAGTTGAATTTCGGGACAGTTGGCAAGACAATTGGTCTGAAGTGTTCATACGGAGACAATAATTGCATGCCAGTCGGTTGCCTTATGACAATTGTCTCCCCGATTGGCATcgtataaagctgcgtacacatatacgctcttccaacccgcaccgagcacgctcctccctcgtaccgccctcgttcctccctcgtaccgccctcgttcctccatcgaaccacagtcgctccgcccacgcacccatcatgaacgttacggaagatgttagatcttctcgcgttccccggtcgaaccacactgttgctccccggtcgatcatcaatcgctctgctggagtgacgttcggttgcggagcagagcgaaagtctgtacgcacctttaactAGGCTtgaagcccggttgcacaaaagccggttaaattttaaccgtgattaatttcacgagaatgaatcagagaaggcttttttgataagacggctctctgattgattctcgtgggattaatcacgattataatttaaccggcttttgtgcaaccggcacttgaaCCTGTAAGTTCATCATGTTACAAACAACCTGTAGTGAGTTCacttaaactgtcagtattgtttgaatgggtAGCTTTGatactctatcaactgccacaagtcccatagtTGTAAcattttcaggagctccgcaccATCTAcgaaaagtttgattttagattcccaattatcaggcttcagatacaatttaaacaaaaaatttcaagtggaaaagattgagcataaaaatctctacaattaatgttcagtagcattttcacttaaaattgaaaataagctcgaatttcgagaaaaatgtgattattcaattgcaaactgttggcaactgatAGCAAACCTCGTGTGTgaccagcgttattgtcctgtcaccagctggctcatatcTTGGAATattagacttgtgatgcgcgtgaacactaacgacaaggaaatttgtgtgagtgcgctacaccagatttttttaaacaCCAACAGAAACCTTTGTGAGGGAATTGAGAATAACATAGGACTGGTGGGACATAGTCGCGAGGGACTCccaaccaaaaaaaaaaaaaatcattctaatttcctttattattaatattcgttacgattttattttcaatgttttgaagTGGTTTGTGTGTGTAGTTTGTAGATACAAAACGTGACGTTGCCTTTGTTCAATGAATGTGGTAGAaataacatttattcatttattgaatatttgcaGATGGGACAGCGTGTGGGGCGGCCCGAATCCTTCTGACTGGTCACTAAAGTCTTCATCGATGATGTGGCCTGACGGTCAGCCGCAGCCCAAAAACATGAAGACTGAGCAGGAGATTCTGGTACACAGCTGTTCTCCTACTAAGAATGTAACCATCCTTActtccaacctaacctaacctaaaatttCCTCTCTTCATACCTGCCTAATCCTATTCTATACTCAGCTAAGATCTTCTAAGAATAATTGAATCCATGTCTATTGAGCATTATTTCTTGCATGTAATTCTAATTCCTTCCTATCTAGCTATATACTAGATTAATGCCCGGCTTCTCAGTCGttccataaactgtttatccattcaataactttattgaatcgataGACATGAGAAATGCGTTTCTAGAACGCTCCATAAACTTATTGAATCCTTAAATCTCTCGATAAACACTATAAGTATATAGtttatgcccggttgcagagtcgttacataaaatcaaacatagctatgtgTGATATAGTTTGAAATCACtgacataaatggttggtcgttgcacagtcgtttgcCGAATTCGTTTAGCTATATCTCGAACTAGCCGTcagggctcgcttcgctcgccatatccgtctagccagagggctccgccccctggacccccgactggattgtccaggaaagagatcagcaggcttgcttcgctcgcctgcatttttcatttgagcatttttattatatgttagggcgatccagtcgggggtccagactaaacttctgtctaaacggatatggcgagcgaagcgagcctgacggctagtaatataatattcccaggactctgattgaagtagcagtgcccaatcaattcttccgcgataaatgcatttcaatcttcaacttggtgccaacctaacaaagtcaactcaacttaatgccaacctgacaaaattattaatttagttaccagttaacaactactgtttcgaagaggtactctctctagattatagttctatattaacatatggtatggatatttttcaattataattaagagattggaataagaagaatatacatgctaaaagacgaactttaaacccttaaaaaccacccttagagttaaaatattgccaaaggcttcttagtgcgcctctaaagggccaactgaacatacctaccaaattttaacgtttttggtccggtagatttttagttctgcgaatgagtgagtcagtcagtcagtcagtgagtgagtgccatttcgcttttatatatatagattagcatcacacataagtcacactgcagctcttttatcttttttcccgtacatgcttctatccaaccaaAGTCTTGGCATCGGGCAAAGTTTCCTTCGACATCACTGTGAACATACCTAAAAGACgtcacataaaattgataaacaatatggcgactcttggcatttggcgagatttctcaccatatttagcgatttggaggttataaacaacttgaaaaaacatatggagaaaaaaaatttacttATATACAGATGGTTTTTCgtaaacatctttcaaaaaaatctggtgtggcgcactcacacaactttccttgccgttaagaatattgatcacctgacgctagtgttcccgctcattacaagtctactattcaaagatttgagccagctggtgacaggactataacactggagacacacgaggtctgctatctcttcatagtgaatcatttaatagaatcaacagttgccaacagtttgcaattgaaataataacattttctcaaatttcgatcttattttaaattttaggtgaaaatgtta comes from the Nilaparvata lugens isolate BPH unplaced genomic scaffold, ASM1435652v1 scaffold5416, whole genome shotgun sequence genome and includes:
- the LOC120355976 gene encoding probable serine/threonine-protein kinase samkC; this translates as MPRPQPATQAQSPQDINGFIQKLAQQQQQQQQQQQQQQQQVGGDMMAKAKDQNGIAPILSLMRQLQGQNIPLKVPFSLELEKTSNLT